One part of the Drosophila teissieri strain GT53w chromosome 3R, Prin_Dtei_1.1, whole genome shotgun sequence genome encodes these proteins:
- the LOC122619772 gene encoding mucin-5AC isoform X3 encodes MAAINTVPKSIHLPLTTLSSAPRVLMCSASVGTEGSVTLQLRDANALEAAATKTAAAAAAATSTTSPNGAASAPASTLENALTIGYPDPEMLADVLGTIQTASLKNNNSITAATSSNSSTKSTSSNHLTNPNKITITRRSVQSVSTSTHSGSSISSCSSSSSSSNSGSGSGKSNTSYIKNCLIRSSSCSNTVTNVTTLAQIMSNSSTSSAASLLNQHNNNSNCSNSSNFSTASSVGSSISVGSSHSHSSNSSSSNCSNGSNSNSNDSNSSSGGGHRLSFKGTGRHVPTSGLGSSAASSTSTSGTGSGIGGIGGIGGIISVEAPRKNRPKLSSPTRHGPQQCQICCKIFGNASALAKHKLTHSDERKYICALCSKAFKRQDHLNGHMMTHRNKKPYECKADGCGKSYCDARSLRRHSENHHAGGAATPTTSQSLSPTASSSGASNSSGAGVATSSLSLSPATASGDASSPDGATCIRTYISTGSSVVDAATGIALSDEQIKAMNLPIKTGVTLLSPTTSTSSNASSSASSASSSLSSTGSGSGSVSGSVSGTGSGCGSVSMPSPSPSSGSVIAASSPTITLSDGMSLEGEGLTREQLDLISKIMQQTKQTSAQVTVSSPTSVSSYKINTNSSPSQNRPRTWNMQLLNSAQNVTVTVEDNSELATPSSNSPVEVKEEELSPQLVGNMNPHLLNIVKLDKPVECNLCHRKFKNIPALNGHMRLHGGYYKKDPETKRSEKKDSSGPPLQTASIGVRALIEEKIISKRKDMTKGSFVVPAPPHSSGTTTTLRRSISDLESFLNPKTSTSSHAQTMTTTTGTTTAVLPAATTIKSSNGLSIQQIGLPQSIEIFSGGQKQAKTLNLGTGTNTITITTNNVPTTTTMSALTALKAGGTISGISTATNTDPKDSTLIELLKRGTRIAVTSKKSQSHGQTGSSIMMTSSGAATNAVGAVTELTTIGAGGGVQTVGRQIITNNNRTVIIPSDVQVVSTKSKLSSLSSLVKSNMVGSGTCSSGNLSLADGTPLSLTIAPNQEVTGGGGNSGGSGGVITSGGGGVYTVTYTSDGTDLFDDAEVYNVSDTEMLLQTVDSMELLNDEEIKSEHSEDFALLSEAGDSAHTQLVKLEPESGQANSGAGSVSGANTTPLPTFQQFHSKELIMQNSSQIQAIASMRGSGGGILASPLHSPLAYPTPPSSHENMAQSSPFIEDAAAQFVDASNTFFGDKTDFSHIYFKTDEGEATIEQLNEHDNEKILKLKSVLEESSFDPSIKVEDLLNGTDDDTECDLREFAETNLSFLDEDQEFLNDSRNATSPLSESFFTSGIGSAEDVKQVLREVLPDENMQLQLSSEQQGENIIDLYYLPGLGLQSQMMPNSEDPLLSSSPREFGQQRQQLAMQSTSMQQPMEQSLQDNHNLYQQQEQQQQQQHSQQQQEPHQQQQSQQEQPPQQEQQQQQQHQQLLLPQQALNQTESLPAVGQQQGDFMLPLVGGHGFSQVTSQTQYIDGSQGGMGMQPLNSLLQPLLYGGASTSNGSASAGGNESLLTTDCQMNANPGQIDTGLLFACGNTTTMTAHKSLAALVPSPPSVANLQPLSNQTNSILKRRLRSNAPQETHKFSKFHTLSPHRSKLRKPSRTHYTPAPILNPDRKGTGLYCNVRKQLGQGLFDAFDDDFGDSVGLVDFSDESKVNLGSTYQAQIPSCRPLEEASRESAGAELMWNPEVQEDEKILMRYIDLSKSSAVPMGSHSEEVALQTLLRAKGNSAAAVLSLLQTQSGAFQMKWTAYELEQFLRGLEKNGKDFGKIASELQTKSSGECVQMYYFWKKLCVDYKVTHLKMEPVVVIAPPVEKPYVCEIADCSASFSSKAALHGHVRIHAYGRSASSNSNNNNNSSSSSNTGSSSNMQHGAASSGSSGGNNSSSSYACATLSSSNSSSSNNASSNAAAAAAAHSSNMAQGGSICSGHASAAIATSALSTTPKLEAGMGGATNIAIAKEGEFPCKVCGKVFNKVKSRSAHMKTHRVQEPDQKHQLNHQAGAGHLATVASSTITAPS; translated from the exons ATGGCTGCCATAAATACG GTACCAAAGAGCATCCACCTGCCATTGACGACTCTCAGCAGCGCGCCGCGCGTGTTGATGTGCAGCGCATCCGTGGGCACCGAAGGATCCGTCACTCTGCAACTGCGTGATGCGAACGCATTGGAGGCAGCAGCCACaaagacagcagcagcagcagcggcagccacaTCGACGACGTCACCGAATGGCGCTGCAAGTGCGCCAGCGTCGACGCTAGAGAATGCGCTGACCATCGGCTATCCGGATCCGGAAATGTTGGCAGATGTCTTGGGCACCATTCAGACAGCCT CTCTCAAGAACAACAACTCAAtcacagcagcaacttcaaGCAATAGCTCGACCAAGTCGACGAGCAGCAATCATCTGACAAATCCCAACAAGATAACCATCACCAGGCGGAGTGTGCAGTCGGTCAGCACCTCGACGCACAGCGGTAGTAGCATTagtagctgcagcagcagcagtagcagcagcaacagtggcagtggcagtggcaagaGCAACACCAGCTACATCAAGAACTGCTTGatacgcagcagcagctgcagcaacacgGTCACCAATGTCACCACATTGGCGCAGATTatgagcaacagcagcaccagcagcgcGGCCAGTTTACTCAAtcagcacaacaacaatagcaactgcagcaacagcagcaacttcagTACCGCCTCCTCGGtgggcagcagcatcagcgttggcagcagccacagccacagcagcaacagcagcagcagcaactgcagcaacggcagcaacagcaacagcaacgacagcaacagcagcagcggcggcggccaccGATTGAGCTTCAAGGGCACCGGACGGCATGTGCCCACGAGCGGATTAGGTTCATCGGCGGCATCATCGACGAGCACGAGCGGTACTGGCAGCGGTATTGGCGGCATTGGCGGCATTGGCGGCATCATAAGCGTTGAGGCGCCCCGCAAAAATCGACCCAAATTATCATCGCCAACGCGTCACGGACCGCAGCAGTGTCAG ATTTGTTGCAAGATCTTTGGAAATGCCTCGGCGCTGGCCAAGCACAAACTGACGCACAGCGACGAGCGGAAATACATCTGTGCGCTCTGCTCGAAGGCATTCAAGCGGCAAGATCACTT AAACGGACACATGATGACTCATCGGAACAAGAAGCCTTACGAGTGTAAGGCGGATGGCTGCGGCAAGTCCTACTGCGATGCCCGATCACTGCGGCGCCACTCGGAGAACCACCATGCCGGCGgagcagccacgcccaccaccagCCAATCGCTTTCGCCCACCGCCAGCTCGAGCGGTGCCAGCAATAGCAGTGGTGCCGGCGTGGCCACCAGCTCCTTGAGTCTATCGCCGGCCACGGCCAGCGGAGATGCCAGCTCCCCGGACGGCGCCACCTGCATTCGAACGTACATTTCCACGGGCAGCTCGGTGGTGGACGCCGCCACCGGGATCGCCCTGTCGGACGAACAGATCAAGGCGATGAATCTGCCGATCAAGACGGGCGTCACCTTGCTGTCGCCCACCACCTCGACCTCGTCGAATgcctcctcctcggcctcGTCCGCCAGCTCGTCGCTTTCCTCGacgggttcgggttcgggaTCGGTATCGGGATCGGTATCGGGAACTGGGTCGGGTTGCGGATCGGTATCCATGCCATCCCCGTCACCGTCGAGTGGCTCAGTGATAGCCGCTAGTTCGCCCACCATCACGCTCAGCGATGGGATGAGTCTCGAGGGCGAGGGTCTCACGCGGGAGCAGTTGGATCTCATCAGCAAGATAATGCAGCAAACGAAGCAGACGAGTGCCCAGGTCACCGTCTCCTCGCCCACCAGCGTCAGTTCCTACAAGATCAACACCAACTCGTCGCCATCGCAGAACAGACCGCGCACCTGGAACATGCAATTG CTAAATAGTGCACAGAATGTGACTGTCACAGTCGAGGACAACTCTGAGCTCGCCACTCCCTCCTCCAACTCACCCGTGGAGgtcaaggaggaggagctgagCCCACAGCTGGTGGGCAACATGAATCCCCACCTGCTCAACATCGTGAAGCTCGACAAGCCCGTGGAGTGCAATCTCTGTCACCGCAAGTTCAAAAACATACCCGCCCTCAACGGGCACATGCGTCTGCATGGCGGCTACTACAAGAAGGATCCGGAAACCAAGCGCAGCGAGAAGAAGGACTCCAGTGGTCCGCCCCTGCAGACGGCCAGCATTGGCGTGCGCGCCCTCATCGAGGAGAAGATCATCAGCAAGCGCAAGGACATGACAAAG GGCTCCTTTGTGGTGCCGGCACCACCGCACAGCagtggcaccaccaccacgctGCGGCGATCGATCAGCGACCTGGAGAGCTTCCTCAACCCGAAGACGAGCACCAGCAGTCACGCCCAGACGATGACCACCACCACGGGCACCACCACAGCGGTTCTGCCGGCGGCCACCACCATCAAGAGCAGCAACGGCCTCAGCATCCAGCAGATTGGCCTGCCGCAGAGCATCGAGATCTTCAGCGGCGGTCAGAAGCAGGCGAAGACGCTGAACCTGGGCACTGGCACCAACACGATCACGATAACCACCAACAATGTACCCACCACCACGACGATGAGTGCTCTCACTGCGCTGAAAGCGGGTGGCACCATCAGTGGCATCTCCACCGCCACCAACACGGATCCCAAGGACTCCACACTCATCGAGCTCCTGAAACGCGGCACTCGCATTGCGGTCACTTCGAAAAAGAGCCAATCCCATGGCCAGACGGGATCCAGCATAATGATGACCTCCAGCGGAGCGGCTACAAATGCAGTGGGTGCTGTCACCGAGCTGACCACCATCGGTGCCGGCGGAGGAGTGCAGACGGTGGGCCGCCAGATCATCACCAACAACAACCGCACCGTGATCATACCCTCCGATGTCCAGGTGGTGTCCACCAAGAGCAAGCTGAGCAGCTTGAGCAGTCTGGTCAAGAGCAATATGGTCGGTAGTGGCACCTGCTCCTCGGGCAATCTTTCGCTGGCCGATGGCACGCCGCTTTCCCTGACAATTGCGCCCAATCAGGAGGTCACCGGCGGTGGAGGCAACTCCGGCGGATCGGGTGGTGTGATCACGAGCGGGGGTGGTGGAGTCTACACGGTTACCTACACCAGTGATGGCACCGATCTCTTCGACGATGCCGAGGTCTACAACGTTTCGGACACCGAGATGCTGCTGCAGACGGTGGACTCCATGGAGCTGCTCAACGACGAGGAGATCAAGAGCGAACATTCCGAGGACTTTGCCCTGCTCAGCGAGGCCGGCGACAGTGCGCACACCCAGCTGGTGAAACTGGAGCCGGAAAGTGGGCAGGCCAACTCCGGAGCGGGAAGCGTATCCGGCGCCAACACCACGCCGCTGCCCACCTTCCAGCAATTCCATTCCAAGGAGCTGATCATGCAGAACAGTTCGCAGATCCAGGCGATAGCCAGCATGCGTGGAAGTGGTGGTGGCATCCTCGCCTCGCCGCTCCACTCGCCACTGGCCTATCCCACTCCGCCGTCGAGCCACGAGAACATGGCCCAGAGTTCGCCCTTCATCGAGGATGCGGCTGCCCAGTTTGTGGACGCCAGTAACACCTTCTTCGGCGACAAGACGGACTTCTCGCACATCTATTTCAAAACGGATGAGGGGGAGGCCACCATTGAACAGCTGAACGAGCACGACAACGAGAAGATCCTGAAACTGAAATCGGTGCTGGAGGAGAGCAGCTTCGATCCCTCGATCAAAGTGGAGGACCTGCTGAATGGCACAGACGATGACACGGAGTGCGATCTGCGGGAGTTTGCCGAGACTAATCTGTCGTTTCTGGACGAGGATCAGGAGTTCCTCAATGACTCGAGGAACGCCACCTCACCGCTCTCGGAATCCTTCTTCACCAGCGGCATCGGCTCCGCGGAGGATGTGAAGCAGGTGTTGCGAGAAGTCCTGCCCGATGAGAacatgcagctgcagctgagcAGCGAGCAGCAGGGCGAGAACATCATCGATCTCTACTATCTGCCTGGCCTGGGCCTGCAATCCCAGATGATGCCCAATTCGGAGGACCCGCTGCTCTCCTCCTCGCCGCGGGAGTTTGGCCAGCAACGACAGCAGTTGGCCATGCAAAGCACCAGCATGCAACAGCCCATGGAGCAGTCGCTTCAGGACAACCACAACCtctaccagcagcaggagcagcagcagcagcaacagcactcgcagcagcagcaagagccacaccagcagcagcaatcccagcaggagcagccaccgcaacaggaacaacagcagcagcagcagcatcagcagttgctgctgccgcagcAGGCACTCAATCAAACGGAATCCCTGCCGGCGGTGGGTCAGCAGCAGGGTGATTTCATGCTGCCCCTGGTGGGTGGTCATGGATTCAGCCAAGTTACCAGCCAAACACAATACATTGATGGCAGCCAGGGCGGCATGGGGATGCAGCCCCTCAACAGCCTGCTGCAACCACTGCTCTATGGTGGGGCAAGCACATCCAATGGCAGCGCCTCGGCCGGGGGCAACGAATCTCTGCTCACCACCGATTGTCAAATGAATGCCAATCCAGGCCAGATCGATACGGGCCTGTTGTTCGCCTGTGGCAACACGACAACCATGACAGCCCACAAATCCCTGGCGGCTCTCGTGCCAAGTCCGCCGAGTGTGGCTAATCTGCAGCCCTTGTCCAACCAAACCAATTCCATTCTGAAGCGCCGCCTGCGCTCCAATGCGCCCCAGGAGACGCACAAGTTCTCCAAGTTCCACACCCTGTCGCCGCATCGTTCCAAGCTGCGCAAGCCATCACGTACCCACTATACGCCCGCACCCATTCTCAATCCGGATCGCAAGGGCACCGGGCTCTACTGCAATGTGCGCAAGCAACTGGGTCAGGGTTTGTTCGACGCCTTCGACGATGACTTCGGGGACTCGGTGGGCCTGGTGGACTTCTCGGACGAGTCCAAGGTGAACTTGGGCTCCACCTACCAGGCGCAGATACCCAGCTGCCGGCCGCTGGAGGAGGCATCGCGCGAGTCTGCGGGCGCCGAGTTGATGTGGAATCCCGAGGTGCAGGAGGACGAGAAGATACTGATGCGCTACATTGATCTCAGCAAGTCGTCGGCCGTGCCCATGGGCAGTCATTCCGAGGAGGTGGCGCTCCAAACGCTGCTGCGGGCCAAAGGAAACTCGGCGGCGGCTGTGCTCAGTCTACTCCAAACGCAGTCCGGCGCCTTCCAGATGAAGTGGACCGCCTACGAGCTGGAGCAGTTCTTGCGCGGACTGGAAAAGAATGGCAAGGACTTTGGCAAGATCGCCAGTGAG CTGCAGACGAAATCCTCCGGCGAGTGTGTGCAGATGTACTACTTCTGGAAGAAGCTGTGCGTGGACTACAAGGTGACGCACTTGAAGATGGAGCCCGTGGTGGTGATTGCTCCCCCGGTGGAGAAGCCCTATGTCTGCGAGATCGCCGACTGTTCAGCG AGCTTCAGTTCGAAGGCGGCGCTGCACGGCCATGTCCGCATACACGCTTATGGTCGCAGTGCCAGCAGCAActcgaacaacaacaacaacagcagcagcagcagcaacaccggcagcagcagcaacatgcaacacgGCGCTGCAAGCAGTGGCAGCtccggcggcaacaacagcagcagcagctacgcATGCGCCACactgagcagcagcaacagcagcagcagcaacaatgccagcagcaatgccgctgcagctgcagcagcacacagcagcaacatggctCAAGGCGGCAGCATCTGCAGTGGCCATGCGAGTGCGGCAATAGCGACGTCTGCGCTTTCGACCACGCCCAAATTGGAGGCGGGCATGGGCGGTGCCACGAACATAGCCATTGCCAAGGAGGGCGAGTTCCCCTGCAAGGTGTGCGGCAA AGTCTTCAATAAGGTGAAGAGTCGCAGTGCGCACATGAAGACGCACCGCGTCCAGGAGCCGGACCAGAAGCACCAGCTGAACCACCAGGCTGGAGCCGGCCACCTGGCCACCGTCGCCTCATCAACCATAACCGCACCATCGTAG